Genomic DNA from Carnobacterium gallinarum DSM 4847:
GATTTGTACACTTTGTTTTAAATTTCCATATGTTATTTTCATTATTTACAGCCATCTACTTTATCTCCAAATATACTAACTAGAAACTCATCCCAACACTAAAAAATAGTCGCATGTCTTCAAACTAAATAATTAACGATTCTGACTATCTAAAATAACCGTCACGGGTCCGTCATTTATTAGGGAAACTTGCATATCACCACCGAATTCTCCAGTCGCAACCGTAAAGCCTAAGTCACGAAAACCTTGATTTAATGCTTCATATAATGGAATGGCTAGTTCTGGTCTGGCTGCTTTGATAAAACTTGGGCGATTGCCTTTTTTAGTGTCTGCAAATAAAGTGAATTGAGAAATCGATAATATCTGACCTTGTACTTGTTCTAAAGACAGATTCATTTTTCCATCCTTATCATCAAATATACGCATCTTACTGACTTTTCCAAGGATGTAATCCACGTCTTCTTGAGTATCTGCCTCATTAATTCCAACTAATAAGACAAAACCATGACTAATTTCACCAATTACTTGATTTTCAACTGAGACACTTGCTTTTTTACTTTTTTGAATAACAACTTTCATTTTTGAAACTCCTTTACTTTTTCTAGTCTATAGAAAAACAGGCAGTTCCTAAATTCACTGCCTGTTTTGTTTACAATTCTTATGAAGTCATTCGACGAACGCTATAAACTTCTGGAATAGTTTTGATTTTATCGACAATTTTTTCTAATTGATTCAGATTTTGAATTCCAATAGTTAAGGTGATCGTCGCCATTTTATTATTGTCAACTTTCCCATTTACACTGGTTAAATTGCGTGTCATGCTATTCACAACTTGCAAGACTTCGTTTAACAACCCTGTTCGATTGTATCCCTCAACTTGAAGTTCTGCATCATATTCTTGACCTTTAGAAGCTGCGTCTTCCCACTCTACATCAATTAAACGATTCTCAATATCATCGGCACCTTTAATATTCGGACAGTCTTCACGATGAATTGAAATTCCCCGCCCTTTGGTAATATACCCAACAATTTTATCCCCTGGAACTGGGCTACAACAGCGACTAATCCGAACCAACAGATTATCTACCCCTTGAATGACAATACCGCCTTCATGACGAACTTTCATTTTCTCAGGCTTTTTATCATTTTTCTTTTCAATGGTTTCCATTGTTTGAGTTTCTTTTTCTCGTTCACGACGCGCTTTTTCAGTTAAGCGATTGGCAATAATTAAAGCCGTCAATTCACCATAGCCAACAGCTGCAAATAAATCATCTTCCGTCGTAAAATTAAACCGTTCTAACAATTCTTTGATTGCTGTTTTTGTTATGAAATCTTTAGGAGCAAATTGCATCTCTTGTAATTGTTTTTCAATCATATCTTTGCCTTTTTCAATATTTATATCACGATCTTGCAATTTGAAAAAGCGTTTAATTTTATTTTTTGCTTTACTTGTTGAAACGAGATTAATCCAGTCACGGCTTGGTCCAAATGAATTTGGTGAAGTCATTACGTCAACAATATCACCATTTTTCAGTTTGTAATTCAAAGGAACTATCTTTCCATTGACTTTAGCTCCAATCGTTTTATTACCGATTTCAGTATGAATATTAAAAGCAAAATCTAAAGGTCCTGCTCCAGATGGTAATTCACTAACGTCCCCTTTTGGAGTAAATACATAAACTTTATCTTTAAAAATATCTTCTTTGACACTTTCCATAAAATCACTAGCATCATTCGATTCATCTTGTAATTCGATAATATCTCTAAACCAGCTTAATTTCGTTCCAACGGCATCATTATTTTCAACTTTTTTAGTAATGCCCTCCTTATATGCCCAGTGAGCAGCAACCCCAAATTCGGCAACTTCATGCATTTCAAACGTTCGGATTTGAACTTCAACAGGATTTCCTCTTGGTCCAATTACAGTTGTGTGAATCGATTGATACATATTGGCTTTTGGCATGGCAATGTAATCTTTAAACCGTCCCGGCATTGGTTTCCATCTAGTATGGATTGCCCCTAAAACTGCATAACAATCTTTGATAGAATCGACCATTACCCGAATCGCTAAAAGATCATAAATTTCATTAAACTGCTTTTTTTGATCCTTCATTTTACGATAAATGGAATAAATATGTTTTGGACGTCCATAAATTTCTGCTTTTAATTTTAATTCATCTACTGATTGTTGAATTTTATCAATTGAATCAGCGATATAAGCTTCACGTTCCTCGCGTTTAGAATTCATTAAATGAACTATGCGATAATATTGTTGTGGATTTAAATAACGAAGAGAAGTATCCTCTAGTTCCCATTTAATCCGGCTCATCCCTAAACGATGTGCTAACGGCGCATAAATTTCTAACGTTTCATTCGCGATCCGACGTTGCTTGTCTGCTCGATGATGTTTTAATGTCCGTAAGTTATGCAAACGGTCAGCTAGCTTCACCATAATTACACGTAAATCTTGCGCCATCGCTAATAACATTTTCCGATGATTCTCTGCTTGTTGTTCTTCGTGGGATTTGTATTTAATCTTCCCTAACTTTGTTACGCCATCTACTAACATCGCCACTTCTGGTGAAAACTCTTTAGCAATATCAGCTAATGTACGATCTGTATCTTCCACAACATCGTGAAGAAAACCTGTAGCAACTGTTGCAGGATCCATTTTTAACTCTGCTAAAATTGCTGCCACTTGAATAGGATGAATAATATATTCTTCTCCTGATTTACGGTATTGACCTTCGTGGGCCTTAGTTGCGTAATCACAGGCTTTTTTTATAAAGGCAACATGCTCGCTGTTCATATAAGTTGACGTTAATGCAACAACTTCTCCAGCAGAATAATTTTTATTTTTTGGCATAAGGTCACCTTCTTTCTATTAAAGTATAATTATTTTTTACGGTTTCAGCCTTTTAAGTAGTTTATTCACAGCACTTAAAAAGAAAAAATATTTAGTTCATTAAAATTGAAAAAATAAGCACCCAAAATCGAGTGCTTTTTCTTGATACACTTTGTTTTATTATAACTTTTCTAGTCTATAATTTCAAACAGAAAAATTAGCTACTCATATTCTATTCCTAATAATGGTGCCGGATCAACAACTGCACCCATACCACCCATTAACGTTGTTCGGACTTCAAAATGTAAGTGCGCACCATCTGATTGTCCTGTAGCGCCAACTTTCCCAATAACTTGACCTATTTCAACCTGTTCGCCGACTTTTACAAGTAATTCCGATTGATGGGCATACAGCGTCCATGTCCCATTAGTATGACGCAACAAAACAACTTTACCATAACCCTCAAAAGATGCGCCATCCTCTTGTGCGATAACTACTTCTCCAGCCATAGCTGCATGAATCTTTGTTCCTATTGCTGAGGCAAAATCAATACCTTTATGGAAACCATTGCTATCATATCCAGTTCGCACACCAAATTTTGATGAAACAGGATCCGTAACAGGTAACTTAAAACCAAATTGAAGAGCGGTTTGTTGTGTGTCCTCGGTTATCATGTCATTACTGCTGACTGCTTTTATTAACTGTTTTGTCAAATCTTCGTTGCGTTTATCCCACAATAAAATTTGTTGCTGATGCGCTGTTTTTACAGCTTCTAACTGCTCAGGAATGACTCCCGATTCTGGTTTTGAATCAGCTATTTCTTCAACTAACAATTCCTTAGCTAAATTTTGCCTTTTCAAATTAAATTGTTGCTGGAGCAATTCAGCAACAATGAGTTTTTTTTGTTCAGCTACTTCTTTAATTTGCGCCTCAATAATCGGAATTTCTTTTACTTCTAGAAAGACTAACGGTTTCTCTAATTCAACTTTTTGTAGCTTGTTTTCGTCAAATATTACCTTCTTATCTATTAAAGATGGTACATTTTGTTGAAGAAATTCAGTTAATTTATCATTTTGAACCTTTTGTTGTTGCTCGGTCACTTTCCTCTCAGCAATTTTCATTTCTAGACCTTTAATTTGTTCATTGAATGTTGAGATAGTTGCATCTGCTTGTAATAGAGAATCATTTAATTGAGTAATATGTTCTTCAATTTCTGCAAATTGAGTATGTATTTCAGTTAATTTTTGCTCATTTTCAGTTGCTTGCACATGACTTGAATGAAAACAAAATCCTATTGATAAAGTTAATCCAACAAAATAAATTAAGTACTGCTTCTTTGGCTTCACACTGACCTCTCCTTTACAGAGTATTCTTCTTGCTAAGTCAATAACCAGTGTAGCATAACCAGTATTTTTTAATCGCCTTTTTTCCTAACAATTTAATGACAAATATATGACGTATAGATGAACGTCTGTCATATTATTAATTTTAAAAAATAGCCTAGCTTAGAAGATTCTTCTTCCAAGCTAGGCTAAGGATTTTCTTAATAATCACTTGCAGCTGTTTGACCTTCCATAATTGCAACGCCACTAGAAGCACCTAAACGAGTTGCTCCAGCATCGATAAAGGCTTGGGCATCAGCTAAACTACGAACACCACCACTAGCTTTAACACCCATTTCTGGTCCAACTGTTCCACGCATTAATTTTACATCTTCTACCGTTGCTCCACCTGTTGAAAAACCAGTAGATGTTTTAACAAAATCAGCTCCTGCTTTTTTAGCTAATTCACAAGCTCTAACTTTTTCTTCTTCTGTTAGTAAAGACGTTTCAATAATTACTTTTGAAATCGCACGATCTTTAGCAACATCTACTACACCTTGGATATCTCTAATGACTAATTCATCATCATGATCCTTTAGTGCACCAATATTAATAACCATATCAACTTCATTTGCACCATTGGCAATGGCTTCATTGGCTTCATATGCTTTCACTTCTGATGTATTTGCTCCTAAAGGAAAACCAATAACCGTACAGACTTTTACATCACTTTCAGTTAAGAATGCTGCAGCTTTACTCACCCAAGTTGGGTTAATACAAACAGACATAAAATCATATTTTTTAGCTTCATCACAAAGAACTTTAATTTGTTCCTCAGTCGCTTCTGGCTTTAATAAAGTATGGTCAATATATTTATTTAAATTTTCAATCATGTTATTTCCTACTTTCTATTTACATTTTGTCTCTTCATTATACCTTACTTTTCTGTCTTCTGACAAAGAAAAATCTTCTCATTTACTGATTTAATTCCATTTGATAAGATAACGCCGACAATGCATAAAGCGGTGCCGTTTCAGTTCTTAAAATCCGTGGTCCTAATGCACAACATGTGAAACCAGCAGCTACTAGCGAATCAATCTCCTGCTCTGATAAACCACCTTCTGGACCAAATAAAAAGAGTATCTTCTCACCAGAAGTTAACCTTTTCAATGCTTTTGCTAAATTTTGTTCTTCACCTAACTTAGCACTTTCTTCATAAGCAACAATTAATTGATCGTAATTTTTACTAATTGCAATAATCTGAGCCAGTGTATGAACTTCTTCTACAACTGGAATTTGGCGACGTTGAGCCTGTTCAGCAGCCTCTAAAGCAATTTTTTCTAGTCGCTGAATTTTTTTAGGCGCTTTTTTGGCATCCCATTTAGTAATTGAAAAAGTAGCAGCAAAAGGAATAAACGTCATTGCTCCTAATTCCGTTCCTTTTTGAACAATTAGTTCTAACTTGTCCCCTTTTGGCAATCCACTGACAATTGTGACGTCTACTGGAAGTTCTTTATCTTGGATTTCATCTTTAATCCATATCAATGTTAGGTTTTCTTCATTAATTTCTTGGATTTCAGCAATAAATGCTTGGCTATTGGGCATCACTAAATAAACTTTATGTCCCGGTTTCATTCGCATCACTCGGACCATATGATGATAGTGATCTTCTGTTAAATAGATTTTTTCTTTTTGATAATTTGGCAATGTTTCCTTTAAAAAATAACGTTGCATGTCATTATTCCTCCGCAGGTTTTCTCGCTATGATCGCAAACCAATCTTTCATTTGTAAAATTTGTTCAATATCAAATCCTTGTGAAAGTAAATTTTCAATGACTTCATCGCGTTTGCTTTCAATAATTCCAGAGGTGATAAATAGACCGTTTGGTTTTAATACACGCCATGCATCTTCTACTAATAATAAAATAATTTCTGCTAAAATATTCGCCATGACAATATCGGCTTCAATTGTAATTCCTTTTAAAAGATCATTAGCTGCAACTGGCACATCTTTAGCATACTCATTTAAAATCATGTTTTCCTTAGCTGCACGAACAGCAACTTCATCTAAATCATAGGCAAAAACGTCTCCTGCTCCTAGCGCCTTACTAGCAATACTTAACACACCAGAACCTGTTCCAACATCTAGTAAAGTTTCACCGCCAATAATTGTCGTTTCTAGAGCTTGCATCGATAAGCGCGTTGTTGGATGTGTTCCTGTCCCAAAGGCCAAACCTGGATCTAAACGAATTACTCGTTCATCGGCAAACTTTGGCGTATAGTCTTCCCAACTAGGAACAACCGTCATAAAGCGAGTAATTTGTAGTGGGTGATAGTATTTTTTCCAAGCAGTTGCCCAGCTTGTCTCATTTACTTCACTAGTTTCTAAACGATTTTCTCCAATATCTAAGCCAAATTCTTTCAATTCTAGAATACGTTGTTTAATAACAGGTAAAATTTCTGGTAAAAAGAGCGTTTCTGGGAAATACGCTTTAATAATTACCCCAGTTTCTGGAAAATCTGCTTGATCTAATGCCCAAATTTCACCAAAACCATCATCTGGCGTATCATTAAAATCAGCCATATCTTCAATAGATACGCCACTTGTTCCTGCTTCAACTAAAATATTTGATACTGCCTCAACGGCTTCGCTTGCTGTTAATACACTTACTTCTGTCCATTTCATTTATCGTCTCCTGCTTTCCTTTATTAATATTTAGGATAGGATACAAGAGTTGCATCGTATCTTCCGGTTTCTTTTAATGTTTCAATCGTTCCAAGAAAAGCTTGTTGATCCCAGTTCATTTCAAAACTTTCAATTGTTGGATCTGTTGCAAAATCCATTAAATCAGCATGACCTTCTGTAACAACAATTCGTAAATATTTGGCTACTGCTTCTATTAATCCTTTTTCAATCCCTTTTTTACTATCAAAGGGAATCCCAATAAGGTAATCCTCTAATTCAATTTTTGATTTTGTCGGATCATAGAATACAATTCCGTCTTCAAATTCAATAATATCATTTTCACTAACAGTTCCTTCAACATCTTCAATCACTTCACTGCTATCTGTTTCAACAAATAAAGTAAAATAAATTTCAATTCCATGTTGACGTTTGTTCCATTGAATCAACCAATCAAATTCTAAATTGGCTTCCTCCAACACAGTAGTAATATACTCAATTAAATCTTCTTTTGCCATTTTATTACCCTCACTTTTTTAATTTTCTATCCAACCATGATCTAGTTCTTTCTTACCTTTTATCCTTGAAACATAGGGATTCCCTTTCACACTATAACGCAATAAAGCGTCTGTCCACTCCCCTTTATTCGGAATTCCAATTCTTTTAGAACTATCAATTTTTTTAGGATAACGCCGTTCATCCATTGTAATAACTAATGGCGGCGTACACGCCCAAGTACCATCATCAGTTTTATCAATAGCAAAGGCTTTAGTTAATTTCCCTGGTCCATCCGTCAGTGAAATGCCTGTTTGTTGTCGGCGTTCTTCCATTAATGAAATTCCTTCATAAGGTTCCAAAGCTCGAATTAAAATAGCTTCTGGAATATCCTTTTTTTGAACAACTAAATTCAACATTTGGTGGGTATGCATACTATATACATAGATTGTCCCTGCTTTTTCATACATAGATTCCAAGCGTGGAGTTCTTTTTCCAGCAAAACTATGAGCAGCAGCATCCAATTCACCTAAGTAGGCTTCTGTTTCAACAATCCAACCAGAAGTTCGTCCATTTGGCGTTTCTTTGACTACAAGCATTCCTAATAACTCTTTAGCGATTTCTTCCGTTGTTTTGGTAGAATCTAGCCAACTAATCATACTACGCCTCCTTACTTTTACAAGTAATTGCCTTCCTTAGTATACAATAAAATTTGATTTTTCGTTATAAAAATCCGTTTATTTTAACAAATAGATTAATTCTTAGGAACTTTTTTGATAGCTACTATGTTATCTAATCATTTTTTTGGATTGACAGCCTATTTTTTATTCTATAAACTAGTTAAAATGATTGGGAGGGCTTAACATGGAAAAGTACTTATATTTATTATTTAGTCATCAAGAAATAATGGGTGATCGCATTTTATTACGCCCTGTTCAATTAAGTGATGCTGAAGATATGTTTGACTATGCTAGCGACGAAGAAACCACTCAGTTTGTCTTTCCATGTAACAAAACTATTGAGGATGCAGAAAAATCAATTGCGGCTTATTTTTTAAAGGAACCTGCTGGGAAATATGCAGTTGTTTTAAAAAAAAATAATAAGATGATTGGGACAATTGACTTACGTGTTGAAGCCACAAATAAAAGCGCCGAATTGGGCTATGTTTTAAATAAAGCGTATTGGGGAAAAGGCTATATGACTGAAAGCGGCAAACTTTTGCTTGATTTTGCCTTTACTATTCTTAATCTCGAAAAAGTTTATTCGCTTCACGACTCTGATAATACATCATCTGGCAAAGTTATGAAACGTTTAGGTATGACCTACGAAGGAACATTACGCAAAAATCGGCTACATAAAGAAAAATGGTCAGATGATTGTTATTATTCAATTCTAAAAGAAGAATACTTCATTTCTCAGTAAAAAAAGCTGAAATCTTAGTCCTTTAAGATTTCAGCTTTTTTTTAAACTTTTAATTGCTTAAAGGTTTCCCCAACAGCATCAATAATCGTTAAATCAGCTTCTGTTGCTTGTTGTAAACTCGTTTTATTGATAAGAATTAATTTTTTCCCTTTGAAATAGTGAATTAATCCGTTCGCTGGATATACCGATAATGATGTTCCAGCAATAATCATAACATCCGCTTCAGAAATTGCAGTAATGCTGGCTGTTAATACCGTTTCATCTAGGGCCTCACCATATAGGACAACATTGGGTCGCACGATACCGTTATCTAATGTACAGCGGGGAATTCCGTCTTTATCTAATTTTAGTTCCTCAAGAGCATAGTCTTTCTGACAAATTAAACAATGATTTTGATGAATCGCACCATGTAATTCTAAGACATACTGACTTCCTGCTAATTGATGCAAACCATCAATATTTTGTGTAACTACAGTAACGTTCTTACCACTTTTTTCTAAACTAGCTAAATAATCATGAGCTGGATTTGGTCTTGCCTGAGGATAAACTAAATGTTTAAAATAATAATCAAAAAATAACGCTGGATGTTCTGCTAAAAACCAGTCGCTAATAATTTCTTCTGCTAAATATCCAATTCCTGTTTTTTGATTATAAATACCATCCGCAGATCGGAAATCTGGAATTCCACTTTCTGTTGAGACCCCTGCTCCACCAAAAAAGACTATTTTTTTGCTATTATTCATATAATTTTGTAAGGTATCTAGTTCTTCCACTTTTTTGCACCATCCTGTTTCTGACAATTCTTACTGCTATGATACCATATCTTATTAAATTTAAACGGAATTTAACTATTCTTTTATCCAACTTTATATTACAATAAATAAGAACATAAAAATGAGTCGCTACTCAAATACAGGAGGAACTTATGGCCAATAGTTACTTATATCCCAGAAAACAAAAAAAATTCAAAAAAACTAAGATTACATTGTTCTTGATTTTGCTCATCTGCATACTTTTAGCTAGTTTTTATTTTTATAAAACAAAAGTAAAAAATGAAACAATGGTTTTGCAATCTCCAATTGTATTTATTCAAAAAACCGAAAGAACAAGTACTTCTCAACCTCGTAATCAAGATCAAACTAGCACATTTAAAAAGATTAAATTTGCAGTCACAAATAAACAACTTATTGAAAACCAAGTAAATGGAACATCCAATGTTTTAGTAACTTATGATGTTTCCATAACAAATAGTAGCAAAGAATCCATTAAATTTGCTGAAACAGATTTTACTCTTGTTCAAAATGGTACACGCTATACTGGCATGATAGATAACTCTTCAAAACAAGAAACTTTCAAATCTGAAGCAATCAAGCCAAGTAAAAATTTAACCCGTACGATTATTTTTTCAGTTAGTCCTGAGATTGCTAAATCGGCTGATTTCAATCTAATGATTTCTAATGATAGCTGGAATAATCAACAAACGACTATTCCGTTAAACAATTAAACCAATCGTTAGATCGTTAATTTTAACTTTCTAACGTTTTTTTATGTATTTTTTATATGAATTTATCCAATCATCTACAACTAATTTCTTAGAAAGATGACCGGACAAGTAAATTTTAATGGAGGTTTCACTATGTTAACAACCGCAACACATTTATGGACCATTGAGATTGAGAGCCTTCCTTTCGGTGCAGAAGGAGCAGTTTCAGAAGCAATCTATGATTATCCTAAAGGAAAGACTATTTTATTGCCGCCCAATGATTGGGATGGGGAGGCGGAAGAAGAATTTTTCTTCGATCCAATTGGATTTAAAAATAAACTAATTGAGGCCTTTTATGTAACTGCACATGAAGCACAACAGGTTTTTGACTCTCAAGAAGAATTCCAAGAAAAGGCAAACAAACTAATTTGTTTAGATGCTCGATTGTACGTTATTTTATATTATTATTTAAATGAAAAACATGATGCCTCCACGTTAGATTCATCTGAAATTGTGAATCAACTTAATGATACACACCTTTACTTTAATCCCCTTGAAAGTAATATGTTTCACTGGACATGGCTTGAGGAACTGACTCAGTTAAAGTTTTTAAAATTAGATTTCGGCAAATAAAAAAAGGCTGTTAAAATAAGGACTTATACACCTGATTTAGCAGCTTTGGTTTATTTAAGCTAGACTGACAATCAGATTCTAGCATTATTTAATATCTTTATAATTGTCTGTTTATTTTTGGGTAGTGTAATAACTGAAAAGCAATCTTCTTTTTTGATGATTAGGCTATTCTCTGCCACAAAAACATTTTCAATTTCATGTAATTTTATATAGTCTCTAATAAAATTATCATTATAATTATACTCATATTTATCAAGCATAGTATCCTTCCCTCCTCAGTTATTTAATATAACATATAAATACTTTTACACCTAACAAAAACACTTTATAAAGAAGATAAATAGTGAAAAAAATTATTTAACACATTTTTTAAAATAACAAAAAACACAAGATATAAATAACAATTATATCTTGTGTTTTTATTTATTTTTCTACCTTCAAATCTTGATATAGAACATACTCTATTTCAGATTGATTCATAAAAATATCAACTTTTTCATTTGAAAAAAAAGCATATTTCATTATAAAATAACCCAATAGTTGAGTTCCAATAAATTATAAAATTTGAGCATTTTTCCAATTAATCAACTGATTTTCTTTTTTTAAATGATCGAATACTAAAAACAATTGTTGAAATGTTTCTTTAGGAAGCTGAGTAAAAAAATAGTTTCTAAACTTTTGCTTATAGATTAACTCTGAAAATAAAATTCGGATAGTTGCTTAAAACTAATTGTTTGTTCCTCAAAAAGGAGCAATTGCCTCATTTGAATTCTTCTTGCAACCGTCGAGCAAACCTCCTTCCTTATTTTTTTGTCTTTAGATGATGTCT
This window encodes:
- the dtd gene encoding D-aminoacyl-tRNA deacylase: MKVVIQKSKKASVSVENQVIGEISHGFVLLVGINEADTQEDVDYILGKVSKMRIFDDKDGKMNLSLEQVQGQILSISQFTLFADTKKGNRPSFIKAARPELAIPLYEALNQGFRDLGFTVATGEFGGDMQVSLINDGPVTVILDSQNR
- a CDS encoding RelA/SpoT family protein; amino-acid sequence: MPKNKNYSAGEVVALTSTYMNSEHVAFIKKACDYATKAHEGQYRKSGEEYIIHPIQVAAILAELKMDPATVATGFLHDVVEDTDRTLADIAKEFSPEVAMLVDGVTKLGKIKYKSHEEQQAENHRKMLLAMAQDLRVIMVKLADRLHNLRTLKHHRADKQRRIANETLEIYAPLAHRLGMSRIKWELEDTSLRYLNPQQYYRIVHLMNSKREEREAYIADSIDKIQQSVDELKLKAEIYGRPKHIYSIYRKMKDQKKQFNEIYDLLAIRVMVDSIKDCYAVLGAIHTRWKPMPGRFKDYIAMPKANMYQSIHTTVIGPRGNPVEVQIRTFEMHEVAEFGVAAHWAYKEGITKKVENNDAVGTKLSWFRDIIELQDESNDASDFMESVKEDIFKDKVYVFTPKGDVSELPSGAGPLDFAFNIHTEIGNKTIGAKVNGKIVPLNYKLKNGDIVDVMTSPNSFGPSRDWINLVSTSKAKNKIKRFFKLQDRDINIEKGKDMIEKQLQEMQFAPKDFITKTAIKELLERFNFTTEDDLFAAVGYGELTALIIANRLTEKARREREKETQTMETIEKKNDKKPEKMKVRHEGGIVIQGVDNLLVRISRCCSPVPGDKIVGYITKGRGISIHREDCPNIKGADDIENRLIDVEWEDAASKGQEYDAELQVEGYNRTGLLNEVLQVVNSMTRNLTSVNGKVDNNKMATITLTIGIQNLNQLEKIVDKIKTIPEVYSVRRMTS
- a CDS encoding peptidoglycan DD-metalloendopeptidase family protein, which translates into the protein MKPKKQYLIYFVGLTLSIGFCFHSSHVQATENEQKLTEIHTQFAEIEEHITQLNDSLLQADATISTFNEQIKGLEMKIAERKVTEQQQKVQNDKLTEFLQQNVPSLIDKKVIFDENKLQKVELEKPLVFLEVKEIPIIEAQIKEVAEQKKLIVAELLQQQFNLKRQNLAKELLVEEIADSKPESGVIPEQLEAVKTAHQQQILLWDKRNEDLTKQLIKAVSSNDMITEDTQQTALQFGFKLPVTDPVSSKFGVRTGYDSNGFHKGIDFASAIGTKIHAAMAGEVVIAQEDGASFEGYGKVVLLRHTNGTWTLYAHQSELLVKVGEQVEIGQVIGKVGATGQSDGAHLHFEVRTTLMGGMGAVVDPAPLLGIEYE
- the deoC gene encoding deoxyribose-phosphate aldolase — encoded protein: MIENLNKYIDHTLLKPEATEEQIKVLCDEAKKYDFMSVCINPTWVSKAAAFLTESDVKVCTVIGFPLGANTSEVKAYEANEAIANGANEVDMVINIGALKDHDDELVIRDIQGVVDVAKDRAISKVIIETSLLTEEEKVRACELAKKAGADFVKTSTGFSTGGATVEDVKLMRGTVGPEMGVKASGGVRSLADAQAFIDAGATRLGASSGVAIMEGQTAASDY
- a CDS encoding 16S rRNA (uracil(1498)-N(3))-methyltransferase — protein: MQRYFLKETLPNYQKEKIYLTEDHYHHMVRVMRMKPGHKVYLVMPNSQAFIAEIQEINEENLTLIWIKDEIQDKELPVDVTIVSGLPKGDKLELIVQKGTELGAMTFIPFAATFSITKWDAKKAPKKIQRLEKIALEAAEQAQRRQIPVVEEVHTLAQIIAISKNYDQLIVAYEESAKLGEEQNLAKALKRLTSGEKILFLFGPEGGLSEQEIDSLVAAGFTCCALGPRILRTETAPLYALSALSYQMELNQ
- the prmA gene encoding 50S ribosomal protein L11 methyltransferase; this encodes MKWTEVSVLTASEAVEAVSNILVEAGTSGVSIEDMADFNDTPDDGFGEIWALDQADFPETGVIIKAYFPETLFLPEILPVIKQRILELKEFGLDIGENRLETSEVNETSWATAWKKYYHPLQITRFMTVVPSWEDYTPKFADERVIRLDPGLAFGTGTHPTTRLSMQALETTIIGGETLLDVGTGSGVLSIASKALGAGDVFAYDLDEVAVRAAKENMILNEYAKDVPVAANDLLKGITIEADIVMANILAEIILLLVEDAWRVLKPNGLFITSGIIESKRDEVIENLLSQGFDIEQILQMKDWFAIIARKPAEE
- a CDS encoding DUF3013 family protein; this encodes MAKEDLIEYITTVLEEANLEFDWLIQWNKRQHGIEIYFTLFVETDSSEVIEDVEGTVSENDIIEFEDGIVFYDPTKSKIELEDYLIGIPFDSKKGIEKGLIEAVAKYLRIVVTEGHADLMDFATDPTIESFEMNWDQQAFLGTIETLKETGRYDATLVSYPKY
- a CDS encoding DNA-3-methyladenine glycosylase, translated to MISWLDSTKTTEEIAKELLGMLVVKETPNGRTSGWIVETEAYLGELDAAAHSFAGKRTPRLESMYEKAGTIYVYSMHTHQMLNLVVQKKDIPEAILIRALEPYEGISLMEERRQQTGISLTDGPGKLTKAFAIDKTDDGTWACTPPLVITMDERRYPKKIDSSKRIGIPNKGEWTDALLRYSVKGNPYVSRIKGKKELDHGWIEN
- a CDS encoding GNAT family N-acetyltransferase: MEKYLYLLFSHQEIMGDRILLRPVQLSDAEDMFDYASDEETTQFVFPCNKTIEDAEKSIAAYFLKEPAGKYAVVLKKNNKMIGTIDLRVEATNKSAELGYVLNKAYWGKGYMTESGKLLLDFAFTILNLEKVYSLHDSDNTSSGKVMKRLGMTYEGTLRKNRLHKEKWSDDCYYSILKEEYFISQ
- a CDS encoding NAD-dependent protein deacylase, which encodes MEELDTLQNYMNNSKKIVFFGGAGVSTESGIPDFRSADGIYNQKTGIGYLAEEIISDWFLAEHPALFFDYYFKHLVYPQARPNPAHDYLASLEKSGKNVTVVTQNIDGLHQLAGSQYVLELHGAIHQNHCLICQKDYALEELKLDKDGIPRCTLDNGIVRPNVVLYGEALDETVLTASITAISEADVMIIAGTSLSVYPANGLIHYFKGKKLILINKTSLQQATEADLTIIDAVGETFKQLKV
- a CDS encoding DUF4352 domain-containing protein translates to MANSYLYPRKQKKFKKTKITLFLILLICILLASFYFYKTKVKNETMVLQSPIVFIQKTERTSTSQPRNQDQTSTFKKIKFAVTNKQLIENQVNGTSNVLVTYDVSITNSSKESIKFAETDFTLVQNGTRYTGMIDNSSKQETFKSEAIKPSKNLTRTIIFSVSPEIAKSADFNLMISNDSWNNQQTTIPLNN